A single region of the Chryseobacterium culicis genome encodes:
- the rlmB gene encoding 23S rRNA (guanosine(2251)-2'-O)-methyltransferase RlmB codes for MKDDFIFGLRPVIEAIEAGKTIDKVFVQNALQGPIYAELKAILAKNKIRPNYVPVEKLNRFTRKNHQGVVAFISDVPFHKVEDIVPQLFEQGKTPFLLILDRLTDVRNFGAICRTAECVGVDAIIIPEKGAAPINSDAIKTSAGAIYNIKICKENNLAHAVDFLQQSGISVYAASEKAQKLIYDVNMTEPCAIVMGNEETGISKEVLHHADEKIKLPIEGKTQSLNVSVACGAILYEAVRQKMTVIPNP; via the coding sequence ATGAAAGACGATTTTATTTTCGGGCTGCGTCCCGTGATTGAAGCAATTGAAGCGGGAAAAACGATTGACAAGGTCTTTGTGCAGAATGCACTTCAGGGTCCTATTTATGCTGAATTAAAAGCCATTTTAGCGAAAAATAAAATCCGTCCCAATTATGTACCGGTTGAAAAACTGAACCGTTTTACAAGAAAAAACCACCAGGGTGTGGTTGCCTTTATTTCGGATGTACCGTTTCATAAAGTGGAGGATATTGTTCCACAATTATTTGAACAGGGAAAAACTCCTTTTCTTTTGATTCTGGACAGACTTACCGATGTAAGAAACTTTGGAGCAATCTGCAGAACTGCAGAATGCGTAGGTGTTGATGCTATAATTATTCCGGAAAAGGGTGCCGCTCCTATTAATTCTGACGCTATAAAAACCTCTGCAGGTGCTATTTACAATATTAAAATATGTAAAGAAAACAATCTTGCTCATGCTGTGGATTTCCTTCAGCAAAGCGGTATTTCTGTATATGCTGCCAGTGAAAAAGCTCAGAAATTGATCTATGATGTTAATATGACAGAGCCATGTGCTATTGTGATGGGAAATGAAGAAACGGGAATTTCTAAAGAAGTATTGCATCATGCTGATGAAAAAATAAAACTTCCTATTGAAGGAAAAACTCAATCTCTGAATGTTTCTGTAGCATGTGGAGCGATTTTGTATGAGGCGGTAAGACAGAAAATGACTGTGATACCCAACCCATAA
- a CDS encoding serine hydrolase domain-containing protein, translated as MRIQSLLPLFFVPFIFNAQAKKIATDNHLTTELDKMVQKEALAYMQDPARVGLSIGVFKDGKSYFYNYGTTEIGKAELPTSKSLYEIASITKTFTGTLLAHALADGKIKMNDDIRKYLDGNYANLEFKGHPITIGNLTNHSSGLPQFLPDQSQTFKKPMDSVAMALSDFYKNYSKKKFYEDLHQAKVDFVPGTDYKYSNVGTQISGDILEKIYQKSYGDLLAEYITTPLKMNQTIIGTNSAQLLTCYSEKGKVMPRNFSTIFAPAGGIISTTEDLVKYMRYHLDENNKYVKISHTPLVKSEGDAIGLYWRLHTYEDGTQAVYHTGGTFGFSSVLQIYPSKNMGIVILSNESDAESQGKLHDIADHLLRNSSKK; from the coding sequence ATGAGAATACAATCGCTTTTACCTTTATTTTTTGTCCCATTTATTTTTAATGCGCAGGCAAAAAAAATAGCAACAGACAATCACCTTACCACTGAGCTTGATAAGATGGTTCAGAAAGAAGCGCTCGCTTATATGCAGGATCCTGCACGTGTAGGACTTTCAATAGGTGTTTTTAAAGATGGTAAAAGTTATTTTTATAATTATGGAACTACAGAAATAGGAAAAGCAGAACTTCCAACCTCTAAAAGTTTATACGAGATTGCTTCCATTACCAAGACTTTTACCGGAACGCTTCTGGCTCATGCTTTAGCAGATGGTAAAATCAAAATGAATGATGATATCCGGAAATATTTAGACGGGAATTATGCCAATCTTGAATTTAAAGGACATCCGATAACTATTGGGAATCTTACCAATCATTCATCAGGATTGCCACAGTTTCTGCCGGATCAGTCTCAGACCTTTAAGAAACCGATGGATTCTGTAGCTATGGCTCTGTCGGATTTTTATAAAAACTATTCAAAGAAGAAGTTTTATGAGGATCTTCATCAGGCTAAAGTGGATTTTGTACCGGGAACAGACTATAAGTATTCCAATGTAGGAACACAGATTTCAGGAGATATCCTTGAAAAAATCTATCAGAAAAGCTATGGAGACCTGCTTGCAGAGTATATTACAACACCTCTGAAAATGAATCAGACCATTATTGGTACGAATTCTGCACAGCTATTGACTTGTTACAGCGAAAAAGGAAAAGTAATGCCCAGAAATTTCAGTACCATCTTTGCTCCTGCAGGCGGAATTATATCCACTACAGAGGATCTGGTGAAATATATGCGTTATCATCTGGATGAAAACAATAAGTATGTGAAAATATCTCATACTCCTCTTGTGAAAAGTGAAGGAGATGCTATTGGACTATACTGGAGATTGCACACCTATGAAGACGGTACCCAAGCGGTGTATCATACCGGAGGTACATTTGGTTTTTCAAGCGTACTTCAGATTTATCCGTCAAAAAATATGGGTATAGTAATATTGTCCAATGAATCGGATGCGGAATCTCAGGGGAAGCTGCATGACATTGCAGATCATTTATTAAGAAATAGTAGTAAAAAATAA
- a CDS encoding DUF6263 family protein, which produces MKNIAALALISSIALVSCKKETAKITKVDPKTGKTVTVEVPADSVAKVAENPAIKDSAGVITQTFKLEKGKTYPLTTYQRDVKTMTDPQGKSITATSESTDEMNFVVDDIKGNVYEMTLNLVAKRSSQSAQGKTVVVDTKLPLPKEDDLKMIWNVNKALTGNKLQMKMDTKGNVISITGFDAVYTKVGNAVGTLIKDANEKASVVASLKQSFNEKVLKDQFHKNLMIIPKKGVKIGEKWSTSENADPSGSVKVTSNYVVKSLGNGAAEIAVTGGIPKKTEKKAQGPITHSLSSELVQSGTIKFDENTGWITNQNINVKTTQIETISDGKQSQSMKSVSNSSVMVNPSAK; this is translated from the coding sequence ATGAAGAACATTGCAGCGCTTGCGCTTATATCATCAATAGCTCTTGTATCTTGTAAAAAAGAAACAGCAAAAATAACGAAAGTAGACCCTAAAACCGGAAAAACAGTAACTGTAGAAGTTCCTGCCGATTCAGTGGCAAAAGTTGCAGAAAACCCGGCAATCAAAGATTCTGCCGGAGTTATCACACAGACTTTCAAGCTTGAAAAAGGGAAAACATATCCTCTTACCACGTATCAGAGAGATGTAAAAACAATGACAGATCCTCAGGGAAAATCAATCACTGCAACCAGTGAATCTACAGACGAAATGAATTTTGTAGTAGATGATATTAAAGGAAATGTATACGAAATGACCCTTAATCTTGTAGCTAAGAGAAGTTCTCAGTCTGCCCAGGGAAAAACGGTGGTGGTAGATACCAAACTTCCTCTTCCTAAAGAAGACGATCTTAAAATGATCTGGAATGTCAACAAAGCACTTACCGGAAACAAGCTTCAGATGAAAATGGATACAAAAGGGAATGTAATTTCTATTACAGGATTTGATGCTGTTTACACGAAAGTAGGAAATGCAGTAGGTACACTGATCAAAGATGCTAATGAAAAAGCTAGCGTAGTAGCAAGCCTTAAACAATCATTCAATGAAAAAGTTTTGAAAGATCAGTTCCATAAAAACCTGATGATTATTCCTAAAAAAGGAGTGAAAATTGGAGAAAAGTGGTCAACTTCTGAAAATGCCGACCCAAGCGGAAGCGTAAAAGTAACCTCAAATTATGTAGTAAAAAGCTTAGGAAACGGAGCTGCTGAAATTGCAGTAACAGGAGGTATCCCTAAGAAAACGGAGAAGAAAGCTCAGGGACCTATTACCCATAGCCTGAGTAGTGAACTGGTTCAGAGCGGAACCATTAAGTTTGACGAAAACACAGGATGGATTACCAACCAGAATATCAACGTAAAGACCACTCAGATAGAAACCATTTCCGATGGAAAACAATCTCAGTCTATGAAGAGTGTTTCCAACTCTTCAGTAATGGTAAACCCATCTGCTAAATAA
- a CDS encoding YfhO family protein — protein sequence MAKNKNLIYIAISVVVFIVLAFLYSTPVFSGKQLFQHDIVQYRGGAKELLDYRANTGNETYWSDSMFGGMPTYQMGSQFKGDIIKKIDSNLNFLPRPVNYLFLLFAGFFLLGMVVVRNWKYALLGATFFGLSTYFYIIIAAGHNGKVNTIEYFAPLLAGILLVYIRKQYIWGFIVTTLFMGLQIAANHPQMTYYLFIALGFLFLSELIRAIQKKTPMKHFLISSGIIAASCMIGVGMNSQRIMANSEYVKETVRGKQILTNDSHTSGKSGMDKESMLMWSYGQLETLNLFIPRLMGGGSQEPEGKEIMNRVQELVQENVGSQSEMDRISKGFSGVTYWGDQPGTSGPAYQGAIVCFLALLGFFFASKKYRYWILGASILTILLAWGSNFMPLSDFFIDYVPFYNKFRAPSSILVVVELLFPLIAILGLYRFFTDEKLTEEYKQKILLYVGGGTLGFLLILLIFGKSLLGFATENEKTYFPPFLLDYLVDERYKLFRIDAIKAFIYVAITAAALFLTLKKKLNQNIALVVIGLVSLFDLWTVNKRYLNDENYVDKIFAENPFQTESSDLLAEKVQGNPNLESILSNVNINKTLETIAEKDKTHYRIYNQTLGVTSETNTSYFKASIGGYHAVKLRRYDDVLNEYINSIDSVKTPNVLNLLNTKYMVFGGPDQPQVVPNPKANGNAWFVSDLKFVETPNQEIKSIGTIDNKKTAVIASSDKAYFDNKPVQADSAAFINLTKYQPNELEFKSQSKTPQLAVFSEVYYPHGWKMFVDEKEVPYIKADYLLRAVHVPAGNHHIRMVFEPEVIEKGKWLSLLSFGLFILLSAFGIFWMNKNKKKEILAEQKA from the coding sequence ATGGCAAAAAATAAAAACTTAATTTATATTGCAATTTCAGTAGTAGTATTTATAGTTTTAGCATTTTTATATTCTACCCCTGTATTTTCAGGAAAACAGCTTTTCCAGCATGATATCGTGCAATACAGAGGAGGAGCAAAAGAACTGCTTGACTATAGAGCCAATACCGGAAATGAAACCTATTGGAGTGACTCCATGTTTGGGGGAATGCCGACTTATCAGATGGGAAGCCAGTTTAAGGGTGATATCATCAAGAAGATCGACAGCAATCTGAATTTCCTGCCAAGGCCGGTCAATTATCTCTTCCTGCTATTTGCAGGTTTTTTCCTTTTGGGAATGGTAGTGGTCAGAAACTGGAAGTACGCTCTCCTGGGAGCCACTTTCTTCGGGCTTTCAACCTATTTTTATATTATTATTGCAGCCGGACATAATGGTAAAGTAAATACCATTGAATACTTTGCCCCGCTGTTAGCCGGAATTTTACTGGTTTATATCAGAAAACAATACATCTGGGGATTCATTGTCACAACCCTTTTTATGGGGCTTCAAATTGCGGCAAACCACCCACAGATGACCTATTATCTGTTCATTGCTTTAGGATTTTTATTCCTTTCTGAGCTGATCAGAGCGATCCAGAAAAAAACACCGATGAAACATTTCCTTATTTCATCAGGAATTATTGCTGCATCATGCATGATCGGGGTTGGAATGAATTCACAAAGAATCATGGCTAATTCAGAATATGTAAAAGAAACAGTTCGTGGAAAACAGATTTTAACAAACGACAGCCATACCTCAGGAAAATCCGGAATGGATAAAGAGAGCATGCTGATGTGGAGCTACGGGCAACTGGAAACTTTAAACCTTTTCATCCCAAGATTAATGGGTGGTGGAAGCCAGGAACCTGAAGGAAAAGAAATCATGAACAGGGTTCAGGAACTGGTTCAGGAAAATGTAGGCTCACAATCCGAAATGGATAGAATTTCCAAAGGATTCAGTGGAGTAACTTATTGGGGTGATCAGCCGGGAACCTCCGGACCTGCTTACCAGGGAGCCATTGTATGTTTCCTTGCATTGTTAGGCTTCTTCTTTGCCTCGAAGAAATACCGTTACTGGATTCTGGGAGCTTCCATCCTGACGATCTTACTAGCGTGGGGAAGTAACTTTATGCCGTTATCTGATTTCTTTATCGATTATGTACCTTTCTATAATAAATTCAGAGCACCTTCATCCATTTTAGTTGTTGTGGAATTATTATTCCCATTAATTGCCATCCTGGGATTATACAGGTTCTTCACAGATGAAAAACTGACTGAAGAGTACAAACAAAAAATCCTTCTTTATGTAGGAGGTGGAACTCTGGGATTCTTATTGATTCTTTTAATCTTTGGAAAATCATTACTAGGATTTGCTACGGAAAATGAAAAAACATATTTCCCTCCTTTCCTACTCGACTATCTGGTAGATGAGAGATACAAATTATTCAGAATAGATGCCATAAAAGCATTCATTTATGTAGCCATTACTGCAGCTGCGCTATTCTTAACTTTAAAGAAAAAGCTTAACCAGAATATTGCTTTGGTAGTCATTGGACTTGTAAGTTTATTTGATCTTTGGACCGTAAACAAACGTTATTTAAATGATGAAAACTACGTAGATAAAATATTTGCTGAAAACCCTTTCCAGACAGAAAGCTCAGACCTGTTGGCTGAAAAAGTTCAGGGAAATCCGAATCTGGAATCTATTTTATCCAATGTCAACATCAACAAAACATTGGAAACAATTGCTGAAAAGGACAAAACGCACTACAGAATTTACAACCAGACACTGGGAGTAACCAGTGAAACCAATACGTCTTATTTCAAGGCTTCCATTGGAGGTTATCACGCTGTAAAATTAAGAAGATATGATGATGTACTGAATGAATATATCAATAGTATTGACAGTGTAAAAACACCTAACGTATTAAATTTACTGAATACGAAATATATGGTTTTCGGTGGCCCGGATCAGCCACAGGTTGTCCCTAATCCAAAAGCCAACGGAAATGCATGGTTTGTAAGCGATCTAAAATTTGTAGAGACTCCTAACCAGGAAATTAAATCTATCGGAACGATTGACAATAAGAAAACAGCCGTTATTGCCTCATCTGATAAAGCCTATTTTGACAACAAACCCGTTCAGGCGGATTCTGCAGCATTTATCAATCTTACAAAATACCAGCCTAATGAACTTGAATTTAAATCTCAGTCGAAAACTCCTCAATTGGCAGTATTCTCTGAAGTTTATTATCCTCACGGATGGAAAATGTTTGTAGACGAAAAAGAAGTTCCTTATATCAAAGCAGATTACTTGCTTCGTGCAGTACATGTTCCGGCAGGAAACCACCATATCAGAATGGTATTTGAACCTGAAGTGATTGAAAAAGGAAAATGGCTTTCTCTACTGTCATTCGGTTTATTTATTCTTTTGTCTGCATTTGGAATTTTCTGGATGAATAAAAACAAGAAAAAAGAAATTCTAGCTGAACAAAAAGCTTAA
- a CDS encoding glycosyl transferase family 1 encodes MEQKKILIITYYWPPAGGPGVQRWLKFAKYLPDFGWKPVIYTPENPSYPLLDETLIKDVPENIEMVRTKIWEPYQLAEKLNKSNKKFKAGQFDVGKNQSWKSKLSIWVRGNFFIPDARVFWVKPSITFLEKYLREHQIDTIVTSGPPHSLHLIGLGLKDKMPDLKWIADFRDPWTEISYYKHLKLTKSSDKKHRQLESSVFKNADITLATSYTDAENFRKAGANAVCITNGFDESDSEGKIKGQNHQDQFTLSYIGVLEQLRNPENLWKALDELIKENTDFAADFKLKFAGRIDDKILYAIENSSLKNHILNLGYLSHGKAVEEMQNSSLLLITNFPNEASKGIIPGKIFEYLASGKQILSFGPDQADVAKILNETQSGKHFNYQDTETVKQFILEKFNLWKEGSLHENTQHIEQFSRKNLTRQLTEIL; translated from the coding sequence ATGGAACAGAAGAAAATATTGATTATCACCTATTACTGGCCTCCTGCGGGAGGTCCTGGTGTTCAAAGATGGCTGAAGTTTGCAAAATATCTGCCGGATTTCGGATGGAAACCTGTCATCTATACTCCGGAAAATCCGAGTTATCCTTTATTGGATGAAACCCTGATCAAAGATGTTCCTGAAAATATTGAGATGGTAAGAACCAAAATCTGGGAACCTTATCAACTGGCAGAAAAGCTGAATAAAAGCAATAAAAAATTTAAGGCAGGACAATTTGATGTAGGTAAAAACCAAAGCTGGAAATCCAAACTTTCCATTTGGGTGAGAGGAAATTTTTTCATCCCGGATGCCAGAGTTTTTTGGGTGAAACCTTCTATTACATTTTTGGAGAAATACCTGAGAGAACATCAAATAGATACGATTGTAACTTCCGGTCCGCCCCACTCTCTCCACCTGATTGGTTTAGGACTTAAAGATAAAATGCCGGATCTGAAATGGATTGCCGATTTCCGTGATCCATGGACAGAAATTTCTTATTACAAACATTTGAAATTAACCAAAAGTTCGGATAAAAAACACCGTCAGCTGGAAAGTTCTGTATTTAAAAATGCAGACATTACACTGGCAACAAGCTATACCGATGCAGAAAACTTCAGAAAAGCGGGAGCAAATGCTGTCTGTATTACAAATGGATTTGATGAAAGTGATTCAGAAGGAAAAATAAAAGGACAGAATCATCAGGATCAATTCACTTTAAGCTATATCGGGGTTTTGGAGCAGCTTAGAAATCCTGAAAACCTATGGAAGGCACTAGATGAACTGATCAAGGAAAACACTGATTTTGCAGCTGATTTTAAATTAAAATTTGCAGGAAGAATCGATGATAAAATCCTATACGCTATTGAAAATTCAAGTCTGAAAAATCATATTCTGAATCTTGGATATCTTTCTCATGGTAAAGCGGTAGAGGAAATGCAGAATTCAAGTCTACTTCTTATTACCAATTTCCCGAATGAAGCCTCAAAGGGAATCATCCCCGGAAAAATATTTGAATATCTGGCTTCAGGAAAACAGATCCTATCATTTGGACCCGATCAGGCAGATGTGGCAAAAATTCTGAACGAAACACAGTCAGGAAAGCATTTCAACTATCAGGATACAGAAACAGTGAAGCAGTTTATCCTTGAAAAATTCAACCTTTGGAAAGAAGGAAGTCTTCATGAAAACACTCAGCATATTGAACAGTTTTCAAGAAAAAATCTAACCCGTCAGCTGACTGAAATCTTATAA
- a CDS encoding YpdA family putative bacillithiol disulfide reductase: MEMLDILIIGAGPIGLNCALEAQKNNLSHVIIEKGTIVNSLYNYPLYMRFFSTAEKLEIDEVPFISTAPKPGRQEALEYYQGIARQKKLNINLYEKVLNVSKNNEIFEIETTKATYHAKNVVIATGFYDIPNLMNIPGENLPKVKHYYTEPYPYAKQKIVVVGSSNSAVDAALETYRKGAEVTMIVRHSEISKSVKYWVKPDIENRIAEGNIKAHFNAEMVEIKSNTVVFKDEKGAIHEIDNDFVLAMTGYLPDFDFLRNSGIELNGDCLNPFYNLETMETNVSNLYLAGVVCGGKDTHLWFIENSRVHANMIIKTILSRS; the protein is encoded by the coding sequence ATGGAAATGTTGGATATTCTCATTATCGGGGCCGGACCAATTGGTTTAAACTGTGCTCTTGAAGCTCAAAAAAATAACCTTAGTCATGTTATCATAGAAAAAGGAACCATTGTCAACTCACTGTACAATTATCCTTTATATATGCGTTTTTTCTCTACTGCAGAAAAACTGGAAATCGATGAAGTTCCTTTTATTTCTACGGCTCCAAAACCGGGAAGACAGGAAGCTCTGGAATATTATCAGGGAATTGCAAGGCAGAAAAAGCTGAACATTAATCTGTATGAAAAAGTTCTGAATGTCTCAAAAAATAATGAAATATTTGAGATCGAAACTACAAAAGCAACCTATCATGCTAAAAATGTAGTGATTGCCACCGGATTCTATGATATCCCCAATCTTATGAATATTCCCGGCGAAAATCTTCCAAAGGTTAAACATTATTACACTGAGCCTTATCCTTATGCAAAACAGAAAATAGTGGTGGTAGGATCAAGCAACTCTGCTGTAGATGCAGCGCTTGAAACTTATAGAAAAGGAGCTGAAGTCACTATGATTGTCCGCCATTCTGAGATTTCCAAAAGTGTAAAATATTGGGTGAAACCGGATATTGAAAACAGAATTGCAGAAGGAAACATAAAAGCTCATTTTAATGCAGAAATGGTAGAAATTAAAAGTAATACTGTTGTTTTTAAAGATGAGAAAGGAGCAATTCATGAAATTGATAATGATTTTGTACTGGCTATGACGGGTTATCTTCCTGATTTTGATTTCCTGAGAAATTCAGGTATTGAACTTAATGGAGACTGTCTGAATCCGTTTTATAATCTTGAAACCATGGAAACCAACGTTTCCAATCTTTATCTTGCAGGAGTGGTATGTGGTGGAAAAGATACCCATCTTTGGTTCATTGAAAACTCAAGGGTTCATGCGAACATGATCATCAAGACGATTCTTTCCAGATCTTAA
- a CDS encoding MFS transporter, which produces MLALVMLINRAGSMVLPFLGVYMTNHLHFSIENSGIVLSFFGIGSVIGSWLGGMITDKIGEYRVQSLSLLLSVPLFCLIPLFTTEAGLAGIILAQSIVSETFRPANSVAITKYAKPENITRAFSLNRMAVNLGFSIGPALGGILSAISYEFLFFSNALAALLAGLMYIWFFKDRTRLAKQKAKKVKEAIVIKKESSPYRDRKFLIYCAFCMLFSICFFQLFSTLTIFYKDTAHLSQQNIGYILGYSGFLIVLLEMGLVQVAEKYFNLAFTMLIGTFLCGVSYAMLAFDYSMITLVLSMTLLCVGEIWTLPFMSTITALRSGENNKGAYMGLNGISFSIAFIITPYIGTLIAEKLGFNILWIGTGVLAVAIAVGFYFIVPWMLKDKNKVKEDLM; this is translated from the coding sequence ATGCTGGCGTTGGTAATGCTCATCAACAGAGCCGGTTCTATGGTGCTTCCGTTTTTGGGAGTTTATATGACCAATCATTTACATTTCAGTATTGAAAATTCAGGAATTGTACTGAGCTTTTTCGGGATAGGTTCCGTTATCGGATCTTGGCTGGGAGGAATGATTACGGATAAAATAGGGGAATATAGGGTACAGAGTCTGAGTTTATTGCTCAGTGTTCCTTTATTTTGTTTAATTCCGCTTTTTACAACGGAAGCTGGTCTGGCAGGAATTATTTTAGCCCAAAGTATTGTAAGTGAAACTTTCCGTCCGGCAAACTCCGTGGCAATTACCAAATATGCAAAACCTGAAAATATTACCCGTGCATTCTCACTAAACCGAATGGCTGTAAATCTTGGGTTTTCTATCGGCCCGGCGTTGGGTGGTATTTTGTCGGCTATTTCCTATGAATTTCTGTTTTTTAGTAATGCACTAGCTGCTTTGCTGGCTGGATTGATGTATATATGGTTCTTTAAAGATCGCACGAGATTAGCGAAACAGAAAGCGAAAAAGGTAAAGGAAGCCATTGTTATTAAAAAAGAAAGTTCTCCGTACCGCGATCGTAAATTTTTGATTTATTGTGCATTCTGTATGCTGTTTTCGATATGTTTCTTCCAGCTTTTCAGTACGCTGACGATATTTTATAAGGACACCGCACATCTGAGCCAGCAAAATATTGGATATATTCTTGGTTACAGTGGTTTTCTGATTGTTTTGTTAGAAATGGGACTGGTACAGGTAGCAGAGAAGTATTTCAATTTAGCCTTTACCATGTTGATCGGAACTTTCCTATGTGGAGTTTCCTATGCCATGCTGGCATTTGATTACAGTATGATTACCCTTGTTCTGTCTATGACACTCCTTTGCGTGGGAGAAATATGGACACTTCCTTTTATGTCAACCATTACCGCATTACGCTCAGGAGAGAATAATAAAGGAGCTTATATGGGATTGAATGGGATATCATTTTCCATTGCATTCATCATTACACCCTATATAGGAACACTGATTGCAGAAAAATTAGGGTTTAATATTCTATGGATTGGAACAGGAGTACTGGCTGTGGCTATTGCTGTTGGTTTTTACTTTATTGTTCCCTGGATGCTTAAGGATAAAAACAAAGTTAAAGAAGATTTGATGTAA
- a CDS encoding helix-turn-helix domain-containing protein, producing the protein MITYENLHDTLSFYSIDCRQSYYISSGKPIFEFPKAPFRMDYYALCICTAGEINIEIDRQKYKVDVHSFLMAAPSTIVKFGKTSDDFTMKLLFFDKNFLIKNISNPFIIEKMNLFSKGSYSIVKTTVKNSSLLQNLLDDLEKKSKKEGKFTEEIIRTIIFHLLLETAEIMEHQNTANPAKEEGKKDLYLKFSKLIRENINRERTVQFYADQLHVSNKYLIEIIKKASGKTPHEVIDEALLKEAFVMLGNPDITISEVAFELQFNSASAFGRFFKKHTALSPSEYRMKENIQS; encoded by the coding sequence ATGATAACCTACGAAAATTTACATGATACCCTATCTTTTTACAGTATTGACTGCCGCCAATCCTATTATATTTCTTCCGGAAAACCCATTTTTGAATTTCCCAAAGCGCCTTTCAGAATGGATTATTATGCACTCTGTATTTGTACCGCAGGAGAAATCAATATTGAGATAGACCGTCAGAAATATAAAGTGGATGTACACAGTTTTTTGATGGCAGCTCCTTCCACCATTGTAAAGTTTGGAAAAACCAGCGATGATTTTACGATGAAACTGTTGTTCTTTGACAAGAATTTTTTAATTAAAAATATTTCCAATCCTTTTATCATTGAGAAGATGAATCTTTTCTCTAAAGGTTCTTACAGCATTGTAAAAACCACAGTGAAAAATTCTTCATTACTGCAGAATCTTCTGGATGATCTTGAAAAAAAATCCAAAAAGGAAGGAAAGTTTACTGAGGAAATTATCCGTACCATTATTTTCCATCTGCTGCTTGAAACGGCTGAGATTATGGAACATCAAAATACAGCAAATCCGGCAAAAGAAGAAGGAAAAAAAGACCTTTATCTGAAATTCAGCAAACTCATTAGAGAAAATATTAACAGGGAACGAACAGTTCAGTTTTATGCTGACCAACTGCACGTTTCCAATAAATATCTCATAGAGATTATTAAAAAGGCGAGCGGAAAAACACCTCATGAAGTGATTGATGAAGCTTTATTGAAAGAAGCCTTTGTCATGCTCGGAAATCCTGATATAACGATTTCGGAAGTTGCATTTGAACTGCAGTTCAATTCCGCTTCGGCATTCGGTCGTTTTTTCAAAAAACATACGGCTCTTTCCCCTTCAGAATACAGAATGAAAGAAAATATTCAGTCATGA